The following coding sequences are from one Candidatus Methylomirabilota bacterium window:
- the hisF gene encoding imidazole glycerol phosphate synthase subunit HisF encodes MLAKRIIPCLDVKEARVVKGIQFVDLADAGDPVEAAVAYDRQGADELVFLDITASHEGRAIMLDVVRRTAEAIYMPLTVGGGIASLEDIRTLLRAGADKVSLNTAALGRPALIREAAERFGSQCIVVAIDAKRADRGFEVYTHGGRRPTGRGAVAWAREAEGLGAGEILLTSMDRDGTRDGYDLELTAAVAVAVSLPVIASGGAGSLAHLYEGLTAGRADAALAASIFHFGQHTIAEAKTYLRERGVPVRLEETVIA; translated from the coding sequence ATGCTGGCCAAGCGGATCATCCCCTGCCTCGACGTGAAGGAGGCGCGCGTCGTCAAGGGGATCCAGTTCGTCGACCTGGCCGACGCCGGCGATCCGGTCGAGGCGGCCGTCGCCTACGACCGGCAAGGCGCCGACGAGCTCGTATTCCTGGACATCACCGCGTCCCACGAGGGGCGGGCCATCATGCTGGACGTCGTGCGACGCACCGCCGAGGCGATCTACATGCCGCTGACCGTCGGGGGCGGCATCGCGAGCCTGGAGGACATCCGGACGCTGCTCCGGGCCGGCGCGGACAAGGTGTCCCTCAATACGGCGGCGCTCGGCCGGCCGGCCTTGATCCGGGAGGCCGCCGAGCGGTTCGGGAGCCAGTGCATCGTGGTGGCCATCGACGCCAAGCGCGCCGACCGCGGCTTCGAGGTCTACACGCACGGCGGTCGCCGGCCGACCGGTCGCGGCGCGGTCGCCTGGGCCCGCGAGGCCGAGGGCCTCGGCGCCGGCGAGATCCTGCTGACGAGTATGGACCGGGACGGGACCCGGGACGGCTACGACCTCGAGCTGACGGCCGCCGTCGCCGTCGCGGTGTCGCTCCCCGTCATCGCCTCGGGAGGCGCGGGGTCCCTCGCGCACCTCTACGAGGGGCTCACGGCGGGCCGCGCGGACGCCGCGCTCGCCGCGTCCATCTTCCACTTCGGTCAGCACACGATCGCCGAGGCGAAAACCTACCTCCGGGAACGCGGGGTGCCGGTGCGCCTCGAAGAGACTGTCATCGCGTGA